Proteins encoded in a region of the Streptomyces liliiviolaceus genome:
- a CDS encoding alpha/beta fold hydrolase, with translation MPTFTTSDCVDIHYKDWGSGQPVVFSHGWPLNADAWDGQLLLVAGSGFRGIAHDRRGHGRSGQPWGGNHMDRHADDLAELLETLDLRDVILVGHSTGGGEVARYIGRHGTDRVAKAVLLGAVPPLLLRTDANPGGLPLATFDRIRAGVRADRSQFYWELSESFYGFNRPGASGSEGVRRAFWLWSMQTGLKAAHDGVGQFSETDFHADLAAFTFPTLVAHGGDDQIVPVHLSAERTAGLLPDAVLKVYPGAPHGLVGAYREAFEADLLAFIRD, from the coding sequence ATGCCCACGTTCACCACATCGGACTGTGTCGACATCCACTACAAGGACTGGGGCAGCGGACAGCCCGTCGTCTTCAGCCACGGCTGGCCGCTGAACGCGGACGCCTGGGACGGGCAGTTGCTCCTGGTCGCCGGCAGCGGCTTCCGGGGCATCGCCCACGACCGGCGCGGGCACGGCCGCTCCGGCCAGCCCTGGGGCGGCAACCACATGGACCGTCACGCCGACGACCTCGCCGAACTCCTGGAGACCCTCGACCTGCGCGACGTCATCCTGGTGGGACACTCCACCGGCGGCGGTGAGGTCGCGCGCTACATCGGCCGCCACGGCACGGACCGGGTGGCCAAGGCGGTCCTCCTCGGAGCGGTCCCGCCGTTGCTGCTCCGGACGGACGCCAACCCCGGCGGACTTCCCCTTGCGACCTTCGACCGTATCCGCGCGGGTGTGCGGGCCGACCGGTCCCAGTTCTACTGGGAGCTGAGCGAGAGCTTCTACGGATTCAACCGCCCCGGCGCGAGCGGGTCCGAGGGCGTTCGCCGCGCCTTCTGGCTGTGGAGCATGCAGACCGGACTGAAAGCGGCCCACGACGGCGTCGGGCAGTTCTCCGAGACCGACTTCCACGCCGACCTGGCCGCGTTCACGTTCCCGACGCTCGTGGCGCACGGCGGCGACGACCAGATCGTGCCCGTGCACCTGTCGGCGGAGCGCACCGCGGGACTCCTGCCCGACGCCGTTCTCAAGGTGTACCCCGGTGCGCCGCACGGGTTGGTGGGCGCGTACCGGGAAGCCTTCGAGGCGGATTTGCTGGCCTTCATCAGGGACTGA
- a CDS encoding alpha/beta fold hydrolase, which produces MRSPMSRSFARSRPTLLALAVTTAFTAMFAGVQDSAASGSPAEYVGSELRVPAGFTEQRAEVGGVHINYVRGGHGPTLVLLHGYPQTWYEWRDLLPELGKHYTVIAPDLRGAGKSDAPVGGYDKKTMAGDINGLLRQLGLDKDIRLVGHDIGTMVAYAYAAAHPRQVHQLVLSEAPIPDDGLYDFPSLTAQGPGLWNFGFFDLKNGLPEKLIDGKEEIWVDGFTDSLEVQKDGVGPAQVKEFAKYLRDDAHLRANHEWFRAFPTDVADNLVNKKTKLPMPVLAIGASNSMKDKVEIQAHSYARNVTGAVVADSGHWIYEEHTAEMTRRLLDFLN; this is translated from the coding sequence ATGCGATCACCCATGTCCCGTTCGTTCGCACGCTCACGCCCGACGCTTCTCGCCCTCGCCGTGACCACCGCGTTCACCGCGATGTTCGCCGGCGTGCAGGACTCCGCGGCCAGCGGCAGCCCGGCGGAGTACGTCGGCTCCGAACTGCGCGTCCCCGCCGGCTTCACCGAGCAGAGAGCGGAGGTGGGCGGCGTGCACATCAACTACGTGCGAGGCGGTCACGGGCCCACCCTCGTGCTGCTGCACGGCTATCCGCAGACCTGGTACGAGTGGCGCGACCTGCTGCCCGAACTGGGCAAGCACTACACCGTCATCGCCCCCGACCTGCGGGGCGCCGGCAAGAGCGACGCCCCCGTCGGCGGCTACGACAAGAAGACGATGGCCGGTGACATCAACGGCCTGCTGCGCCAGCTCGGTCTCGACAAGGACATCCGCCTCGTCGGCCACGACATCGGCACCATGGTGGCCTACGCCTACGCCGCCGCCCACCCCCGCCAGGTGCACCAGCTGGTGCTGAGCGAGGCGCCGATCCCCGACGACGGGCTGTACGACTTCCCGTCGCTGACCGCACAGGGCCCAGGCCTGTGGAACTTCGGCTTCTTCGACCTGAAGAACGGCCTGCCGGAGAAGCTGATCGACGGCAAGGAGGAGATCTGGGTCGACGGATTCACCGACTCCCTCGAAGTCCAGAAGGACGGCGTCGGACCCGCCCAGGTCAAGGAGTTCGCCAAGTACCTCCGGGACGACGCGCATCTGCGCGCCAACCACGAATGGTTCCGTGCCTTCCCCACGGACGTCGCGGACAACCTGGTCAACAAGAAGACCAAGCTCCCCATGCCGGTGCTGGCCATCGGCGCGAGCAACAGCATGAAGGACAAGGTCGAGATACAGGCACACTCCTACGCCCGGAACGTCACCGGCGCGGTCGTCGCCGACTCCGGTCACTGGATCTACGAAGAGCACACCGCCGAGATGACGCGCCGTCTTCTCGACTTCCTCAACTAG
- a CDS encoding alpha/beta fold hydrolase has translation MPYQGGPPSRRQVVGAAGAATVALATSSIPAAAQAVHPRTVKPTVVLVHGAWADAASWQEVTRRLQRRGYTVHAAPNPLRGLAEDAEALNNFLAQRVTGPVVLVGHSYGGAVVTNAVTPAADVRALVYVDAFVPEQGETVLGLQGEGADPGALFDQVVHERHGEQTVDLYIKPALFGEVFAGDLAPATADLLAASQRPIALSALLEASGPPAWKNLPSWYVLGTRDHILPPDRQRSMARRARSRIIEVAGSHLVMLSRPDAVVDVIVSAARGTV, from the coding sequence ATGCCGTACCAAGGTGGGCCGCCGTCCCGGCGGCAGGTCGTGGGGGCCGCCGGAGCGGCCACCGTCGCGCTGGCGACCTCATCGATTCCCGCCGCCGCGCAGGCGGTACACCCCCGGACCGTGAAGCCCACCGTCGTGCTCGTGCACGGCGCATGGGCGGACGCCGCGAGCTGGCAGGAGGTCACCCGGCGGCTCCAGCGCCGCGGCTACACCGTGCACGCGGCACCCAACCCGCTGCGCGGTCTCGCCGAGGACGCCGAGGCACTGAACAACTTCCTCGCCCAGCGGGTGACCGGGCCGGTGGTGCTGGTCGGCCACTCCTACGGAGGAGCCGTGGTGACGAACGCCGTCACCCCCGCCGCCGACGTCAGAGCGCTCGTCTACGTGGACGCCTTCGTCCCCGAGCAGGGCGAGACCGTCCTCGGTCTGCAGGGCGAGGGAGCCGACCCCGGCGCGCTGTTCGACCAGGTGGTCCATGAGCGGCACGGCGAACAGACCGTCGACCTCTACATCAAACCGGCCCTGTTCGGCGAGGTCTTCGCAGGCGACCTGGCCCCCGCCACGGCGGACCTGCTGGCCGCCTCGCAGCGCCCCATCGCACTGTCGGCGCTGCTGGAGGCCTCCGGCCCGCCCGCCTGGAAGAACCTGCCGAGCTGGTACGTGCTCGGCACCAGGGACCACATTCTGCCGCCGGACCGGCAGAGGTCCATGGCTCGGCGGGCCCGCAGCCGCATCATTGAGGTCGCCGGGTCCCATCTCGTCATGCTGTCCCGGCCCGACGCCGTGGTCGACGTGATCGTGAGCGCGGCCCGCGGCACCGTCTGA
- a CDS encoding helix-turn-helix transcriptional regulator, translated as MHLTTVDDPRLLHERFRGASRTTDGPVVVVSGSTLLVNGPAAALTRVADRPLLWEWARHEAVSPIADTAPPRPVPALESGARPRFCEGIWTGRALVGAVVRLTVPAPARPARLAGPDGVRSLRWAELTESQRLVAEYVAGGLTNRQTAALLSVSHHTVDYHLRHVFQKFQIHSRVELARLVAAAFHTPPPLPVTPC; from the coding sequence ATGCACCTGACGACCGTCGACGATCCCCGGCTGCTGCACGAGCGCTTCCGCGGGGCGAGTCGAACGACCGACGGCCCCGTGGTGGTCGTCAGCGGGAGCACGTTGCTGGTGAACGGTCCGGCGGCGGCCCTGACCCGGGTCGCCGACCGTCCGCTGCTGTGGGAGTGGGCCCGTCATGAGGCGGTGTCCCCGATCGCGGACACGGCACCGCCGCGGCCGGTGCCGGCCCTGGAGTCCGGGGCGCGGCCGCGGTTCTGCGAGGGCATCTGGACCGGACGGGCCCTGGTGGGAGCGGTCGTCCGGCTGACCGTGCCCGCTCCCGCCCGTCCGGCGCGCCTCGCGGGGCCGGACGGGGTACGGAGCCTGCGGTGGGCCGAACTGACGGAGTCGCAGCGGCTGGTGGCCGAGTACGTCGCCGGTGGTCTGACCAACCGGCAGACCGCCGCCCTGCTGTCCGTGTCGCACCACACCGTGGACTATCACCTGCGGCACGTCTTCCAGAAGTTCCAGATCCATTCGCGGGTGGAGCTGGCCCGTCTGGTGGCGGCGGCGTTCCACACGCCACCGCCCCTGCCGGTCACACCGTGCTGA
- a CDS encoding AfsR/SARP family transcriptional regulator, with protein MTVLGPLRAWRDGEELELGPPKRKALLALLLTQAGQPVPTSEIVEFLWGESAPDSAVNVVHRHVGTLRRALGPILVRASGGYRLHLDPDQLDLLRFRALRADAEESRRAGDDIAALRHLLAALGLWHGPVADGLPASMRAHPLFARVEREYPDAVKEAVDTAVAAGDVHLERVLMPLRQAAQAHPLDEALQARLVTVLARTGHVLEARRSYEEVSGRLDEELGLEPGPELAEAGERLHTPATGPGATGAPAVPSGPTPTAAPAASDGIVRTRPAQLPPDLGVFSGRHTEMALARSLLPADGLPGRPVVISAIGGMAGVGKTTLAVHWAHEVAPRYPDGQLYADLRGFDPGGATPGPAQILRTFLDALGVASEHIPPSVDAQASLYRSLLVGRRVLIVLDNAKDTEQVRPLLPGTGDCLAIVTSRNLLSGLVAEGAHPIALDVLDDVASQALLTRRLGAERLAAQPDAVKDIIHSCAGLPLALAIVSARMSMNPHGDLGVLASELTEEDDRLATLSAGDPSTDLETVFSWSYQALSPLAALLFRRLALHPGPEVSPEAASSLLGLPRHEVRPALSELTRAHLLTERFTGRFLCHDLLRAYAGDLLRTHESQRDQVLALRRLLDHLLHSAHHAGAVLAPQGERPALAAPVDGAVVAGFHSREQAADWLETERAVILAAVAHEPARTDTASRRWQLAATVELHLDRLGRWQEQLALQSAALDAAERSADPAGRAHAHRALGFVHGRLGDAGAATAHLTAALDLFRAVADPAGEARTRRYLAFQANKAGRHEDALAHYGLARTLYAQADTSGRIGQAQVHNEVGWTHILRGDHARALVECQQAIDLHRELGNPNGEAAAWDSLGYAHHHLAAHERAVDCYRHALTLYRGLHDAYLEADTLVHIGDSQEAAGERTEAGVSWRQALRILEHLGHPDAEAVRERLAR; from the coding sequence GTGACGGTTCTCGGTCCGCTCAGGGCCTGGCGGGACGGGGAGGAGCTGGAACTCGGCCCGCCCAAGAGGAAGGCGCTGCTGGCACTCCTGCTGACACAGGCCGGCCAGCCCGTTCCGACCTCCGAGATCGTCGAGTTCCTGTGGGGCGAGAGCGCCCCCGACAGCGCGGTCAACGTCGTACACAGGCACGTCGGGACCCTGCGCAGGGCGCTGGGCCCGATCCTGGTGCGGGCGTCCGGCGGATACCGGCTCCACCTCGACCCCGACCAGCTGGACCTCCTGCGGTTCCGCGCGCTGCGCGCCGACGCGGAAGAGAGCCGACGGGCGGGCGACGACATCGCGGCCCTGCGGCACCTGCTGGCGGCCCTCGGTCTCTGGCACGGGCCGGTCGCCGACGGGCTGCCGGCGTCGATGCGCGCCCACCCGCTGTTCGCGCGGGTCGAACGCGAGTACCCGGACGCCGTCAAGGAAGCCGTCGACACCGCCGTGGCAGCCGGTGACGTCCACCTGGAACGCGTACTCATGCCGCTGCGGCAGGCGGCCCAGGCGCATCCGCTGGACGAGGCGCTGCAGGCACGGCTCGTCACCGTGCTGGCCCGTACCGGGCACGTGCTGGAGGCACGGCGCAGCTACGAGGAGGTCAGCGGACGGCTGGACGAGGAACTCGGACTGGAGCCCGGCCCGGAACTGGCGGAAGCGGGAGAGCGACTGCACACGCCCGCGACCGGTCCGGGCGCCACGGGTGCACCGGCCGTACCGTCCGGCCCCACCCCGACCGCGGCGCCCGCCGCGAGCGACGGCATCGTCCGTACGAGACCCGCGCAACTCCCCCCGGACCTGGGCGTGTTCAGCGGCCGGCACACGGAGATGGCCCTCGCGCGGAGCCTGCTGCCCGCGGACGGCCTGCCGGGGCGGCCCGTCGTCATCAGCGCCATCGGGGGCATGGCCGGAGTGGGCAAGACCACGCTGGCCGTCCACTGGGCCCACGAGGTCGCCCCGCGCTACCCCGACGGGCAGCTCTACGCCGACCTGCGCGGCTTCGACCCCGGCGGCGCGACGCCCGGCCCCGCCCAGATCCTGCGCACCTTCCTCGACGCGCTGGGAGTGGCGTCGGAACACATACCGCCGAGCGTCGACGCCCAGGCGTCCCTGTACCGGAGTCTCCTGGTCGGCAGACGGGTCCTGATCGTTCTCGACAACGCCAAGGACACCGAGCAGGTCAGGCCGCTGCTGCCGGGCACGGGCGACTGCCTCGCCATCGTCACCAGCCGCAACCTCCTGTCCGGGCTGGTGGCCGAAGGCGCACATCCCATCGCCCTCGACGTACTGGACGACGTCGCCTCCCAGGCCCTGCTGACCCGTCGCCTCGGTGCGGAACGGCTCGCCGCACAGCCGGACGCGGTCAAGGACATCATCCACTCGTGCGCCGGCCTGCCGCTCGCCCTGGCGATCGTCAGCGCCCGTATGTCCATGAACCCGCACGGCGATCTCGGTGTCCTCGCGTCCGAGCTGACGGAGGAGGACGACCGCCTCGCCACGCTGTCGGCCGGTGATCCGTCCACCGATCTCGAAACGGTCTTCTCCTGGTCCTACCAGGCGCTCTCCCCGCTGGCCGCCCTGCTCTTCCGCCGGCTGGCCCTGCATCCCGGACCCGAGGTGTCGCCCGAAGCGGCGTCCAGCCTGCTCGGTCTGCCCCGGCACGAGGTACGCCCCGCGCTGTCCGAACTGACCAGGGCACACCTGCTCACCGAACGCTTCACCGGCCGGTTCCTGTGCCACGACCTCCTGCGCGCCTACGCGGGCGACCTGCTCCGCACCCACGAGTCCCAGCGGGATCAGGTCCTGGCCCTGCGCCGGCTGCTCGACCACCTGCTGCACAGCGCGCACCACGCGGGCGCCGTACTCGCACCGCAGGGAGAACGGCCGGCCCTCGCCGCGCCCGTCGACGGCGCCGTCGTGGCCGGGTTCCACAGCCGTGAACAGGCCGCGGACTGGCTGGAGACGGAGCGTGCCGTCATCCTCGCCGCGGTCGCCCACGAACCCGCCCGCACGGACACGGCCTCGCGGCGCTGGCAGTTGGCCGCGACCGTGGAACTGCACCTCGACCGGCTGGGCCGCTGGCAGGAACAACTCGCCCTCCAGTCGGCGGCGCTCGACGCCGCGGAACGTTCCGCGGACCCGGCCGGCCGCGCCCACGCCCACCGCGCCCTGGGGTTCGTCCACGGCCGCCTCGGCGACGCCGGGGCGGCCACCGCGCACCTGACCGCCGCCCTGGACCTGTTCCGGGCGGTCGCCGACCCGGCCGGCGAGGCAAGGACGCGGCGTTATCTGGCCTTCCAGGCGAACAAGGCCGGCCGGCACGAGGACGCGCTCGCCCACTACGGTCTCGCCCGCACCCTGTACGCGCAGGCGGACACGAGCGGCCGCATCGGTCAGGCCCAGGTGCACAACGAGGTCGGCTGGACCCACATCCTGCGGGGCGACCACGCGCGGGCCCTGGTGGAATGCCAGCAGGCGATCGACCTCCACCGGGAACTCGGCAACCCGAACGGTGAGGCCGCCGCCTGGGACAGCCTCGGCTACGCCCACCATCATCTGGCGGCCCACGAGCGGGCCGTCGACTGCTATCGCCATGCCCTGACGCTCTACCGCGGTCTGCACGACGCCTACCTCGAAGCCGACACCCTGGTCCACATCGGCGACAGCCAGGAGGCCGCGGGAGAGCGCACCGAGGCCGGTGTGTCCTGGCGGCAGGCCCTGCGGATCCTCGAACACCTGGGACACCCGGACGCGGAGGCGGTGCGGGAACGCCTGGCCCGCTGA
- a CDS encoding oxidoreductase — translation MELNLQGKSAVVTGAGKGIGLAVTRALVAEGVRVTAGARHTSGPLSELRDTGNVHVVEADLATPEGPTVLVEGAVSVYGPPDILVNNVGAVRPRTGGFSSVTDQDWTTTLEINLLSAVRATRAVLPLMLERGSGTIVTVASVNSRLPDPLVIDYSAAKAALLSFSKSLSKELGPRGIRVNTVSPGPVATDLWLGEAGVAAVLGQAGGLDAETVAAQAAKDAVTGRFTRPEEVADLVLLLASDRGGNVTGSDFVIDGGMISTV, via the coding sequence ATGGAACTGAATCTGCAAGGCAAGAGCGCCGTGGTGACCGGCGCGGGCAAGGGCATCGGACTCGCCGTGACCCGGGCCCTGGTGGCCGAGGGCGTACGCGTCACGGCCGGGGCCCGCCACACGTCCGGACCGCTGTCCGAGCTGCGCGACACCGGGAACGTCCACGTCGTCGAAGCGGACCTGGCGACCCCCGAAGGGCCGACCGTCCTGGTGGAGGGGGCGGTGTCCGTGTACGGGCCGCCGGACATCCTGGTGAACAACGTGGGCGCGGTCCGCCCGCGTACCGGCGGCTTCTCGTCCGTCACCGACCAGGACTGGACGACCACACTGGAGATCAATCTCCTGTCGGCCGTGCGGGCCACACGGGCGGTGCTGCCGCTGATGCTGGAACGCGGCTCGGGAACGATCGTGACGGTCGCGTCGGTGAACTCCAGGCTGCCCGACCCGCTCGTCATCGACTACAGCGCGGCCAAGGCGGCGCTCCTCAGCTTCAGCAAGTCCCTGTCGAAGGAACTGGGACCCCGCGGGATCCGCGTCAACACGGTGAGTCCGGGGCCGGTGGCCACGGACCTGTGGCTGGGCGAGGCGGGGGTGGCCGCCGTCCTGGGGCAGGCCGGCGGGCTGGACGCGGAGACCGTGGCGGCTCAGGCCGCCAAGGACGCCGTCACCGGACGCTTCACGCGCCCGGAGGAGGTGGCGGACCTGGTCCTGCTGCTCGCTTCGGACCGGGGCGGCAATGTCACCGGCTCCGACTTCGTCATCGACGGCGGAATGATCAGCACGGTGTGA
- a CDS encoding AfsR/SARP family transcriptional regulator: protein MDETMDEDDTPAVPPPPPEVRFAVLGTLRVWRDGTELHAGPPQQQALLAVLLAGAGRTMSLSQLIGLLWGGTEPASATNVIRRYAGSLRRMIQPDLPRMASGRWLTGGGGGYRIDVDEDSLDLLRFRALYARAREARDEGRIDRAVRLYVEALALWRGPVAAGVSAEVRGHPLFTQLDNERLTVAVEAADLALRHGGAGPVLGSLQTLADQHRLDENLHARLMLALSASGRQAEALDVFHRLRDRLRTELGVEPSPVLGEAQRQVLAMAASPARTRAESEQRDDQQPDQLLDRQPDQPLDQPLQRRPGFLLPRPAQLPAAPADFVGREAEVDSLLRQLTAGERTPPASPTMIISAIGGMAGVGKTTLAIHLAHRVADRYPDGQLYVDLRGFDLNGSAMTPAEAIRGFLENLGVSPQQIPDGLDAQAALYRSFLADRRMLVLLDNARDAEQVRPLLPGSAGCLVLITSRNQLSSLVAAHGAHPLALDVMSTESARESLVRRLGAGRVDAEPEAAETIISLCGRLPLALSVITARALMNPRLPLGAMAGQLLEAKGSLDAFEGADRATDIRAVFGWSYRTLSDDTARLFRLLSLHPGATFDVRSAAALDGLTLRRTRPSLAELVRAHLVAEEAGGRHRLHDLLRAYGREAADSYDTADARDAAHDRLFRHYVQTAHAALRLLDPAHLVTVPAGIGPPATAGPAGVDAAVRWFQEERLTLTAVVRQAVQDGRPHDAWRLARLLDSMYERVGHWHDWADLQLTALAAAQQSGEPLGVAHAHAGLGRAHSLLRRYESAEEHLSQALVLFEALGDRTGQAHCLRQLGWLMTRTERDVLAIEHTRRALDLYRAAGHLSAQADSLNALAWYQASLGAYDDAVASAVRSLLLYRRMAAGGGSGHGNTWDTLAFAHHHLGNLRRAVRCYERAVRLLRAGGDRYNEAGSLSRLGDTLALAGAVEDARARWRQAVEILTPIDPDWAAEIQEKLSATVNAS, encoded by the coding sequence ATGGACGAGACCATGGACGAGGACGACACCCCGGCCGTTCCGCCGCCCCCGCCCGAGGTGCGCTTCGCCGTACTCGGCACGCTGCGGGTGTGGCGGGACGGCACCGAACTGCACGCCGGGCCTCCGCAGCAACAGGCCCTGCTCGCCGTCCTGCTGGCGGGCGCGGGCCGGACGATGTCACTGTCCCAGCTGATCGGCCTGCTGTGGGGCGGCACCGAACCGGCCAGCGCGACGAACGTCATCCGCCGTTACGCCGGATCGCTGCGACGGATGATCCAGCCGGATCTCCCCCGTATGGCCTCCGGGCGGTGGCTGACGGGAGGCGGCGGCGGTTACCGGATCGACGTGGACGAGGACTCCCTCGATCTCCTGCGCTTCCGCGCGCTCTACGCGCGCGCACGTGAGGCCCGTGACGAGGGGCGTATCGACCGGGCGGTACGCCTGTACGTCGAGGCTCTCGCCCTGTGGCGGGGCCCCGTGGCGGCCGGTGTCAGCGCCGAGGTGCGGGGCCATCCGCTGTTCACCCAACTCGACAACGAGCGGCTGACGGTCGCCGTGGAGGCGGCCGACCTCGCCCTGCGGCACGGCGGGGCCGGTCCGGTCCTCGGCTCGCTGCAGACGTTGGCGGACCAGCACCGGCTCGACGAGAACCTGCACGCCAGGCTGATGCTCGCCCTGTCCGCGTCCGGTCGGCAGGCCGAAGCCCTCGATGTCTTCCACCGGCTGCGCGACCGCCTCCGGACAGAACTGGGGGTCGAGCCCTCCCCCGTGCTGGGTGAAGCGCAGCGACAGGTGCTGGCCATGGCCGCGTCGCCTGCTCGAACGCGGGCCGAGTCCGAGCAGCGGGACGATCAACAGCCCGACCAACTGCTCGATCGGCAGCCCGATCAGCCACTCGATCAGCCGCTGCAGCGAAGACCCGGCTTCCTTCTTCCCCGCCCCGCCCAACTGCCCGCCGCCCCGGCGGACTTCGTCGGCCGGGAAGCCGAAGTCGACAGCCTGTTGCGGCAGCTGACGGCCGGCGAACGCACCCCTCCCGCATCCCCCACGATGATCATCAGCGCCATCGGCGGCATGGCCGGCGTCGGAAAGACCACCCTCGCCATCCATTTGGCGCACCGCGTGGCCGACCGCTATCCCGACGGGCAGCTCTACGTCGATCTGCGTGGCTTCGATCTCAACGGATCGGCCATGACTCCCGCCGAGGCGATCCGCGGCTTCCTGGAGAACCTGGGTGTCTCCCCGCAGCAGATCCCCGACGGGCTCGACGCCCAGGCCGCGCTCTACCGGAGCTTCCTCGCGGACCGGCGCATGCTGGTCCTGCTCGACAACGCCCGCGACGCGGAACAGGTCCGACCCCTCCTCCCCGGATCCGCGGGGTGCCTGGTCCTCATCACGAGCCGCAACCAGCTGAGCAGTCTGGTGGCGGCGCACGGCGCGCACCCGCTGGCACTGGACGTGATGTCCACCGAGAGCGCCCGGGAGAGTCTCGTACGGCGGCTCGGTGCCGGCCGGGTCGACGCCGAGCCCGAGGCGGCGGAGACGATCATCTCCTTGTGCGGCCGGCTCCCGCTGGCCCTCTCCGTCATCACGGCACGGGCCCTGATGAACCCCCGCCTGCCGCTCGGCGCCATGGCCGGACAACTCCTGGAGGCCAAGGGCAGCCTCGACGCCTTCGAAGGCGCGGACCGGGCCACCGACATACGGGCCGTGTTCGGCTGGTCCTACCGCACGCTCTCCGACGACACGGCCCGCCTGTTCCGCCTGCTGTCGCTGCATCCGGGAGCGACGTTCGACGTGCGTTCCGCCGCCGCGCTGGACGGGCTCACCCTCCGCCGGACCCGCCCGTCGCTGGCCGAACTCGTACGGGCGCATCTCGTCGCCGAGGAGGCGGGGGGCCGCCACCGCCTGCACGACCTCCTGCGCGCCTACGGACGGGAGGCTGCCGACTCGTACGACACCGCCGACGCCAGGGACGCGGCGCACGACCGGCTGTTCCGGCACTACGTGCAGACGGCCCACGCTGCTCTGCGGCTGCTGGACCCGGCCCATCTCGTCACCGTCCCCGCCGGGATCGGGCCGCCCGCGACGGCCGGGCCGGCCGGCGTGGACGCCGCGGTGCGGTGGTTCCAGGAGGAACGCCTCACGCTGACGGCGGTCGTGCGCCAGGCCGTCCAGGACGGCCGGCCGCACGACGCCTGGCGGCTCGCCCGGCTGCTGGACTCCATGTACGAGCGGGTGGGCCACTGGCACGACTGGGCGGACCTCCAACTGACCGCGCTGGCCGCCGCACAGCAGTCGGGCGAACCGCTCGGCGTGGCCCACGCGCACGCGGGACTGGGCCGCGCGCACTCCCTGCTGCGCCGCTACGAGTCGGCCGAGGAACATCTGTCCCAGGCCCTCGTGCTGTTCGAGGCGCTCGGCGACCGTACGGGGCAGGCACACTGCCTGCGGCAGCTCGGCTGGCTGATGACGCGTACCGAACGTGACGTCCTGGCGATCGAGCACACCCGGCGTGCGCTCGACCTCTACCGCGCCGCCGGTCACCTCAGTGCGCAGGCCGACTCGCTCAACGCGCTCGCCTGGTACCAGGCGTCGCTGGGAGCCTACGACGACGCGGTCGCGAGCGCCGTGCGGTCGCTGCTGCTCTACCGCCGGATGGCCGCGGGCGGCGGCTCGGGGCACGGGAACACCTGGGACACCCTGGCGTTCGCCCATCATCATCTCGGCAACCTCCGCCGGGCCGTGCGCTGTTACGAACGCGCGGTCCGCCTCCTGCGGGCGGGCGGGGACCGCTACAACGAGGCCGGCAGCCTCAGCCGTCTCGGCGACACGCTCGCTCTGGCGGGCGCCGTCGAGGACGCCCGCGCGCGATGGCGTCAGGCGGTCGAGATCCTCACACCGATCGATCCCGACTGGGCGGCCGAGATCCAGGAGAAGCTCTCCGCCACCGTGAACGCCTCCTAG